The following coding sequences are from one Kushneria phosphatilytica window:
- a CDS encoding gamma carbonic anhydrase family protein has protein sequence MTIRTFQGMTPRLGERVMVDEASVVIGDVVLGDDTSVWPTAVIRGDMHRIRIGARTSIQDGAILHITHASEYSPEGYPLSIGDDVTVGHRAILHGCTIGSKVLVGMGATVLDGAIVEDEVLIAAGAVVTPGKRLERGFVYAGNPARQMRALKEEEYAFFGYSAGNYVRLKDQFMAESDH, from the coding sequence ATGACAATACGAACCTTTCAGGGCATGACGCCACGTCTCGGAGAACGAGTCATGGTTGATGAAGCCAGCGTGGTGATTGGTGATGTTGTGCTGGGAGACGATACTTCCGTCTGGCCAACAGCGGTTATCCGGGGGGATATGCATCGTATCCGGATCGGGGCGCGTACCAGCATTCAGGATGGTGCGATTCTGCATATCACCCATGCCAGCGAGTACAGCCCTGAAGGCTATCCGTTGAGTATTGGCGATGATGTCACCGTGGGCCACCGGGCCATTCTGCATGGCTGTACCATCGGCTCGAAGGTGCTGGTTGGCATGGGGGCCACTGTGCTTGATGGTGCCATCGTCGAGGATGAGGTACTGATTGCAGCTGGTGCGGTGGTGACTCCCGGCAAACGACTTGAGCGCGGCTTCGTCTATGCAGGCAACCCGGCGCGTCAGATGCGGGCGCTGAAAGAGGAAGAGTACGCCTTCTTCGGTTACTCGGCCGGCAATTATGTCCGTCTCAAGGATCAGTTTATGGCAGAGAGCGACCACTGA
- a CDS encoding metal-dependent hydrolase, translating to MANFRTHITVAALGGAITAGLGWQAGLWHFSDAATLGGLTTLGGIMPDIDADHSHSIRLIFTLLAILAVIAAVVVLQPQLSMARLVAVAGGLYLAVRYPLSLVFRRLTTHRGIWHSLMAVMLMSLLITAAGFQLLHQSPVQAWCQGAAMGLGMLIHLLLDECYSIDLAGSRLKRSFGTALKLYDHHAPATAVAMLLLMAGLLPWLPSWQALGTLGTRVHALWASVF from the coding sequence ATGGCCAATTTTCGAACTCATATTACGGTCGCGGCGCTCGGGGGTGCGATAACCGCCGGGCTCGGCTGGCAGGCCGGCCTGTGGCACTTCTCTGATGCAGCCACCCTGGGGGGACTGACCACCCTGGGGGGGATCATGCCCGACATTGATGCCGATCACTCCCACTCCATTCGCCTGATTTTTACCCTGCTGGCAATACTGGCCGTGATCGCGGCCGTGGTGGTACTACAACCGCAATTGTCCATGGCACGCCTGGTGGCCGTGGCCGGGGGGCTGTATCTGGCGGTCCGCTATCCTCTCAGTCTTGTATTTCGTCGTCTGACGACTCATCGCGGTATCTGGCATTCCTTGATGGCTGTCATGCTGATGTCACTGCTGATTACGGCTGCCGGTTTTCAGCTGTTGCATCAATCCCCCGTGCAGGCGTGGTGTCAGGGCGCTGCCATGGGGTTGGGTATGCTGATTCATCTGTTGCTGGATGAGTGTTACAGCATTGACCTGGCCGGTAGTCGGCTGAAGCGCTCCTTTGGCACTGCTCTGAAGCTTTATGATCATCATGCTCCGGCAACGGCGGTCGCCATGCTATTGCTGATGGCCGGGTTGCTGCCCTGGCTGCCTTCCTGGCAGGCGTTGGGAACATTGGGAACGCGGGTTCATGCCCTTTGGGCAAGCGTATTTTAA
- the hisC gene encoding histidinol-phosphate transaminase — protein sequence MSQFWSPGVHQLTPYVPGEQPRQKLIKLNTNENPWPPAPGVERVLRNFEIERLRRYPDPEASMLREALAREYSVAPEQVFVGNGSDEVLALAFQAFFLHDAPLLMPEISYSFYPVYCRLYGVEQRTIPLDEQWRVDLDGFEGEHAGIVFANPNAPTGHGHDLESIKKLLQRMRERVVLIDEAYADFGGESAVPLIDDHPNLLVTGTFSKSRSLAGLRIGFAIGSSELIEGLDRVKNSFNSYPLDMIAIEAGIAALADRDYYEHCRRAVMATREHTRQALEAMGFEVLPSQTNFLFVRSTHQPAADIFAALREHGILVRHFNTEQLNDFLRISIGSEAEMQALIEALGEIGAR from the coding sequence ATGAGCCAGTTCTGGAGTCCCGGGGTTCATCAACTGACCCCTTATGTGCCCGGCGAGCAACCTCGCCAGAAGCTGATCAAGCTGAATACCAACGAAAACCCCTGGCCACCGGCGCCGGGTGTCGAACGGGTGCTACGCAACTTCGAGATCGAGCGTCTGCGTCGCTACCCCGATCCGGAAGCCAGCATGCTGCGTGAAGCACTGGCTCGGGAATACTCGGTAGCCCCCGAGCAGGTTTTCGTCGGCAACGGCTCGGATGAAGTATTGGCTCTGGCATTTCAGGCCTTCTTTCTGCATGACGCGCCCCTGCTGATGCCGGAGATCAGCTACAGCTTCTATCCGGTCTATTGCCGCCTCTATGGTGTCGAGCAGCGCACTATCCCGCTGGATGAGCAGTGGCGTGTGGATCTGGACGGGTTCGAGGGTGAGCATGCAGGTATCGTGTTTGCCAACCCCAATGCGCCCACAGGTCATGGTCATGACCTTGAAAGCATCAAAAAGCTGCTCCAGCGCATGCGCGAGCGAGTGGTTCTGATCGATGAAGCCTATGCCGACTTCGGTGGCGAGAGTGCCGTCCCACTGATTGATGACCATCCCAACCTGCTGGTCACCGGCACCTTCTCCAAATCACGCAGTCTGGCGGGGCTGCGGATCGGCTTTGCCATCGGCTCAAGCGAACTGATCGAAGGTCTCGACCGAGTGAAGAACTCCTTCAACTCCTATCCGCTCGATATGATTGCTATAGAAGCCGGTATTGCGGCACTGGCAGATCGTGATTATTACGAGCACTGCCGACGGGCTGTCATGGCGACGCGCGAACATACCCGTCAAGCCCTGGAGGCCATGGGCTTTGAAGTACTTCCTTCACAGACCAATTTCCTGTTCGTACGCTCAACCCATCAGCCCGCCGCCGATATCTTTGCGGCCCTGCGTGAACACGGCATTCTGGTCAGGCATTTCAATACCGAACAGCTGAACGATTTTCTGCGGATTTCGATCGGCAGCGAGGCGGAGATGCAGGCCCTGATCGAGGCGCTGGGAGAGATCGGCGCCCGCTGA
- the metF gene encoding methylenetetrahydrofolate reductase [NAD(P)H]: MTSTAFHTSFEFFPPRTEAGRDKLMGVRDRLVEQDPSFFSVTFGAGGSTREPTFDTVCQVRETGINTAPHLSCVASDKASLRDLLHRYQEAGISRIVALRGDMPSGTLAGGELRYARDLVDFIRHETGDHFRLSVAAYPECHPQASSFEQDIDHFVDKVRAGADMAITQYFFNAEAYFHFVEQVRRRGVDVPIVPGIMPITNFTKLARFSDMCGADIPRWIRRQLEAYGDDSESIRAFGEEVVSTLCQRLVEGGAPGLHFYTLNQADASLAILGNLGLGQRQVSAC; this comes from the coding sequence ATGACGAGTACCGCCTTTCACACCAGCTTCGAATTCTTCCCGCCGCGTACCGAAGCCGGCCGCGACAAGCTGATGGGGGTGCGTGACCGTCTGGTAGAGCAGGACCCTTCCTTCTTCTCGGTGACCTTTGGCGCCGGGGGCTCTACGCGCGAGCCAACTTTCGACACGGTGTGTCAGGTCCGCGAAACCGGCATCAATACCGCCCCACATCTTTCCTGTGTGGCCAGTGACAAGGCATCGCTGCGTGATCTGCTGCACCGCTATCAGGAAGCCGGGATCAGTCGAATCGTTGCTCTGCGCGGTGATATGCCATCAGGCACCCTGGCGGGCGGTGAGCTGCGTTATGCGCGTGATCTGGTCGATTTCATTCGTCACGAAACCGGCGATCACTTCAGGCTTTCAGTAGCCGCCTATCCCGAGTGCCATCCCCAGGCGTCGAGTTTCGAGCAGGATATCGATCACTTTGTTGACAAGGTTCGTGCCGGCGCAGACATGGCCATCACCCAGTATTTCTTCAATGCTGAAGCATATTTCCATTTTGTTGAGCAGGTGCGCCGGCGCGGTGTCGATGTCCCCATCGTGCCGGGCATCATGCCGATCACCAACTTCACCAAACTGGCCCGCTTCTCCGATATGTGTGGCGCTGATATCCCGCGCTGGATTCGCAGACAGCTCGAGGCCTACGGTGATGACAGCGAAAGTATCCGGGCCTTCGGTGAAGAAGTGGTCAGCACGCTCTGTCAACGACTGGTCGAGGGCGGTGCGCCGGGCTTGCACTTTTATACGCTCAATCAGGCTGATGCGAGTCTTGCCATTCTCGGGAATCTCGGGCTGGGCCAAAGGCAGGTGTCTGCCTGTTGA
- the prlC gene encoding oligopeptidase A gives MNASSENPLLLSHRLPPFDTLRPDHIEPAIEQLLDENRKAIETLVQQGECSWTGLVQPLETLNDRLSQAWSPVSHLNSTMNSPELREAYQACLGKLSAYSTWLGQHEGLFRAFETLRKSDEFARLDDAQQRSIDNTLRDFRLAGVDLDPERKARFGEIQARLSELANSFANNVLDATQAWHLDVEAERLTGLPQSALDTLSANAEAKSIEGYRITLDFPSFFPVMTHASDRELRKTVYTAFVTRASEQGPNAGMHDNSEIMAEIVTLRQELARLVGFDTYADYSLATKMAESPQQVLDFLNDLAGRAVPQARQEFEALAAFARDELGLEQLEPWDIGYASERLREARYALSQEALRPWFPAPKVIEGLFKVTGQLFGISFRENLEAPRWHEDVRFYDILENGVPIAGFYLDLYAREGKRGGAWMDECRVRRRLDDDSIQLPVAYLTCNFTRPIGGKPALLTHDEVLTLFHEFGHGLHHMLTRQEVADISGINGVAWDAVELPSQFLENFCWEREGLDMITSHIETGEPLPDEELAKLQAARNFQSAMQMARQLEFSLFDLRLHHEHEAPAADDIQQLLDEVRQSVAVVPQAPFNRFQHGFSHIFAGGYAAGYYSYKWAEVLSADAYSAFEEAISPVDAAIGQRFREDILEQGGARDAAELFRRFRGRDPQIEPLLRHSGIAEATPAE, from the coding sequence ATGAACGCTTCCAGCGAGAATCCGCTACTACTGTCCCATCGCCTTCCACCCTTTGACACTCTCCGTCCCGACCACATCGAACCGGCCATCGAACAGCTGCTCGATGAGAATCGCAAGGCAATCGAGACACTGGTACAGCAAGGCGAGTGCAGCTGGACGGGTCTGGTGCAACCGCTGGAGACGCTCAACGACCGATTGTCGCAGGCATGGTCGCCGGTGTCCCACCTCAATTCCACCATGAACTCGCCGGAATTACGCGAGGCTTATCAGGCCTGTCTCGGAAAACTCTCGGCCTATAGCACCTGGCTTGGCCAGCATGAAGGGTTGTTCCGAGCCTTTGAGACTCTGCGAAAAAGTGACGAATTCGCGCGTCTGGATGACGCTCAACAGCGGTCGATAGACAATACACTGCGAGATTTCCGGTTGGCTGGCGTTGACCTCGATCCGGAACGCAAGGCTCGCTTTGGCGAAATTCAGGCGCGCCTCTCGGAGCTGGCCAACAGTTTTGCCAACAATGTGCTTGATGCCACTCAGGCGTGGCATCTCGATGTCGAGGCCGAGCGTTTGACAGGGTTACCCCAGAGCGCACTGGATACCCTGAGTGCCAATGCAGAGGCCAAGAGCATCGAAGGCTATCGCATCACCCTTGATTTCCCGAGCTTCTTCCCGGTTATGACTCATGCCAGTGATCGTGAGCTGCGCAAGACGGTGTATACCGCCTTTGTCACCCGCGCCTCCGAGCAGGGACCCAATGCCGGCATGCATGACAATTCCGAGATCATGGCGGAAATCGTCACCCTGCGGCAGGAACTGGCAAGACTGGTCGGCTTTGACACCTATGCGGACTATTCACTGGCGACCAAGATGGCTGAATCACCGCAGCAGGTTCTCGATTTCCTCAACGACCTGGCAGGTCGCGCCGTACCTCAGGCCCGGCAGGAATTCGAAGCGCTGGCGGCATTTGCTCGCGATGAGCTGGGGCTGGAGCAACTTGAGCCATGGGATATCGGTTATGCCAGCGAGCGACTGCGTGAAGCTCGCTACGCGCTCTCCCAGGAAGCCCTACGTCCCTGGTTTCCGGCACCGAAGGTTATCGAGGGGCTGTTCAAGGTGACCGGGCAACTGTTCGGCATCAGCTTTCGCGAAAACCTCGAGGCGCCGCGCTGGCATGAGGATGTTCGCTTCTACGACATTCTCGAAAATGGTGTACCGATTGCCGGCTTCTATCTTGATCTTTACGCCCGCGAAGGCAAGCGCGGTGGCGCATGGATGGATGAGTGTCGAGTGCGTCGCCGCCTCGATGACGACAGCATCCAGCTGCCGGTGGCTTATCTGACCTGCAACTTTACCCGGCCAATTGGCGGCAAACCTGCACTGCTGACGCATGATGAAGTGCTGACCCTGTTCCATGAGTTCGGGCATGGTTTGCATCATATGCTGACTCGTCAGGAAGTCGCGGATATTTCCGGGATCAATGGCGTGGCCTGGGATGCAGTCGAGCTGCCCAGTCAGTTCCTGGAGAACTTCTGCTGGGAGCGCGAAGGGCTGGACATGATCACCTCACATATCGAGACCGGCGAACCGCTACCGGATGAGGAACTGGCCAAGCTACAGGCAGCGCGCAACTTTCAGTCGGCCATGCAGATGGCACGCCAGCTCGAATTTTCGCTGTTTGATCTGCGTTTGCACCACGAACACGAAGCGCCTGCTGCTGACGATATTCAGCAGTTGCTCGATGAGGTCCGGCAGAGTGTGGCCGTAGTGCCCCAGGCGCCTTTCAACCGCTTCCAGCATGGTTTCAGTCATATCTTTGCTGGCGGTTATGCCGCCGGTTACTACAGCTACAAATGGGCGGAAGTACTCTCGGCCGATGCCTACTCTGCGTTTGAGGAAGCCATCAGTCCGGTGGATGCCGCCATCGGCCAACGCTTTCGTGAAGATATTCTCGAGCAGGGAGGCGCCCGGGACGCCGCCGAACTGTTCCGCCGGTTCCGTGGCCGCGATCCGCAAATCGAACCTCTGTTACGTCATTCGGGGATTGCCGAGGCGACGCCCGCCGAATAA
- a CDS encoding sodium-dependent transporter, with protein MSEQETAQRGWTSGLSFILAVTGAAVGLGNIWRFPYMAGEHGGSAFLLLYAGFVLCLGLPIMAAEIMIGRAGGRAPLQSMRWLAERSGVSPRWGWVAFWGGATLLMVLSFYSVVAGWALDYTVQSLSGQLAGRSPEAIGRAFDALLASPWRVVADHTLFMIMTLGVVAAGVRSGIVRLNNWLVPLLYVLLIALVIMVAFMTDGVLPALRWLLTPDFSQINGSVVLNAMGHAFFTLATGACSLMAYGAGMPARQRVLPVVFTVAVLDVLVALLAGVAIFAVVFDQHMTVSQGPGLVFVTLPIAFAEWPGGSLWLGAFMGVLVVATWTSSINMAEPLVAMLEDAGWRRRRAAWMVGGSAWALGLLSALSFSVLAGVRPLAGMSLFDVMTALPTDIMMPIGGLLIALFAAWRLERGRAFKGLGAGPLGFAVWRGVTRFSAIPLLAVVFIATLVTAG; from the coding sequence GTGAGCGAGCAGGAAACCGCTCAGCGCGGCTGGACATCCGGACTCTCCTTTATTCTTGCCGTGACCGGTGCTGCGGTCGGGCTTGGCAATATCTGGCGCTTTCCCTATATGGCTGGCGAGCATGGCGGAAGTGCCTTTCTATTGCTCTACGCCGGTTTTGTGTTGTGCCTGGGGCTGCCGATCATGGCCGCCGAAATCATGATCGGACGTGCTGGAGGACGAGCGCCACTGCAATCCATGCGGTGGCTGGCCGAGCGCAGTGGTGTCTCACCGCGCTGGGGGTGGGTGGCGTTTTGGGGTGGTGCCACGCTTCTGATGGTGCTGTCGTTCTATTCGGTGGTGGCTGGCTGGGCACTGGACTATACGGTGCAGTCACTCAGCGGACAGCTTGCCGGTCGTTCCCCCGAGGCCATTGGAAGGGCGTTCGATGCACTGCTGGCCAGCCCGTGGCGGGTGGTGGCTGATCATACCCTGTTCATGATCATGACACTGGGCGTTGTTGCGGCCGGTGTACGAAGCGGGATCGTACGTCTGAACAACTGGCTGGTGCCGCTACTTTATGTGCTGCTGATTGCCCTGGTGATCATGGTCGCCTTCATGACCGATGGCGTACTGCCGGCATTACGCTGGCTACTGACACCCGATTTTTCGCAGATCAATGGGAGTGTCGTACTCAACGCCATGGGACATGCTTTCTTTACCCTGGCGACCGGAGCCTGTTCACTGATGGCTTATGGGGCCGGTATGCCGGCGCGTCAGCGCGTGTTGCCGGTGGTATTTACGGTCGCGGTACTGGATGTGCTGGTGGCCTTGCTGGCCGGGGTGGCGATCTTCGCCGTCGTATTCGATCAGCACATGACTGTTTCCCAGGGACCAGGCCTGGTATTCGTAACGCTGCCGATTGCCTTTGCCGAGTGGCCGGGCGGGTCACTGTGGCTGGGTGCCTTCATGGGGGTGCTGGTGGTAGCCACCTGGACCTCCTCGATCAATATGGCCGAACCGCTGGTAGCCATGCTTGAAGACGCTGGCTGGCGCCGTCGACGGGCAGCATGGATGGTTGGCGGTAGTGCCTGGGCGCTTGGGTTATTGTCCGCACTTTCGTTTTCCGTTCTTGCCGGCGTGCGGCCGCTCGCAGGCATGAGCCTGTTTGATGTCATGACAGCCCTGCCAACGGATATCATGATGCCGATCGGTGGCTTGCTCATTGCGTTGTTTGCAGCCTGGCGCCTCGAGCGCGGTCGTGCCTTCAAGGGGTTGGGTGCTGGCCCTCTGGGTTTCGCGGTGTGGCGTGGAGTAACGCGCTTCAGTGCCATTCCATTGCTGGCGGTGGTATTCATTGCCACCCTGGTGACTGCCGGCTGA
- a CDS encoding superoxide dismutase family protein, translating into MRRWLMSLALLGCAAPALADVTVEMHRLDAQGIGESIGTVTFEESRYGLLIQPALHDLPAGTLHGFHLHQNPDCGPATHNGKTTPGGAAGGHFDPGGTDTHAGPYVEQSHLGDMPVLMIGPQGKATTPMLAPRLKESDLMGHAVIVHEGGDTYDEPPKLGGGGARLACGVINGSA; encoded by the coding sequence ATGAGACGATGGCTGATGAGTTTGGCACTGCTGGGATGTGCCGCCCCGGCACTGGCCGATGTGACAGTCGAAATGCACAGGCTCGACGCTCAGGGAATCGGTGAGTCGATTGGCACGGTGACCTTCGAGGAGAGTCGGTATGGTTTGCTGATCCAGCCGGCGCTTCACGATCTGCCGGCCGGGACACTTCACGGTTTCCATCTTCATCAGAACCCTGACTGTGGGCCTGCCACCCATAACGGTAAAACGACACCCGGTGGTGCTGCGGGCGGTCACTTCGATCCCGGAGGCACCGATACGCATGCCGGCCCTTATGTCGAGCAGAGTCACCTGGGTGATATGCCGGTATTGATGATTGGTCCTCAGGGCAAGGCCACTACCCCCATGCTGGCGCCGCGGCTGAAGGAGTCCGATTTGATGGGGCATGCCGTGATCGTGCATGAGGGAGGAGACACTTATGACGAGCCGCCGAAGCTGGGCGGTGGCGGCGCTCGCCTGGCTTGTGGCGTAATCAATGGATCAGCGTGA
- a CDS encoding glycosyltransferase, with translation MPDFRLSLIVATYNLENMIEPALASIMPELRDAMELVIIDDGSTDGTREVIRRFLGNRLDQENIQLIEQPNGGVSAARNHGLRAARGEYIAFLDGDDLLLPGYGDRLFDILDHSTTLPDIVEFNAIRFDQVEGERFINSYPFNTTVVAPCEGEASEETFKRIFSHGWWFLWARIYRRELFEGLEFPLGRRYEDMFLLPQLYLRATRITAIETPLIAYRCNMESITRNPSQKDLEDIEAVIDYYLALARKSTSELTRTLALHVAFQATLFYKNINNDMYGYRRALPNIRRMVKKVGVSRRQHSIELPFNTRALFLSPELSNFYSFLKSTRFMARFRT, from the coding sequence ATGCCTGATTTTCGGCTCTCCCTGATCGTCGCAACGTATAATCTGGAAAACATGATCGAGCCGGCTCTGGCATCGATCATGCCGGAGCTTCGTGATGCCATGGAGCTGGTCATCATTGATGATGGCTCGACCGATGGTACGCGGGAAGTCATACGCCGTTTTCTGGGCAACCGACTCGATCAGGAAAACATCCAGCTCATCGAGCAACCCAATGGCGGGGTTAGTGCGGCGCGCAACCACGGCCTGCGGGCCGCTCGCGGCGAATACATTGCCTTTTTGGATGGCGATGATCTGTTGTTGCCCGGCTATGGTGACCGGCTATTCGATATCCTCGATCACAGCACTACGCTACCGGATATCGTGGAATTCAACGCCATTCGCTTCGATCAGGTTGAAGGTGAGCGGTTCATTAACAGCTATCCGTTCAATACCACTGTGGTAGCGCCCTGCGAAGGTGAGGCATCCGAAGAGACCTTCAAGCGTATCTTTTCGCATGGCTGGTGGTTTTTATGGGCTCGTATCTATCGCCGGGAATTGTTTGAAGGACTGGAGTTTCCACTCGGCCGTCGTTATGAAGACATGTTTCTGTTGCCGCAGCTCTATCTGCGAGCAACACGCATTACGGCCATTGAAACCCCGCTGATTGCCTATCGCTGCAACATGGAAAGCATTACCCGCAATCCTTCACAAAAGGATCTTGAAGATATCGAAGCAGTCATCGACTATTACCTGGCCCTGGCGCGTAAATCGACCAGCGAGCTGACCCGCACTCTGGCACTGCATGTTGCCTTTCAGGCCACACTTTTTTACAAAAACATCAACAATGACATGTATGGTTATCGACGCGCCTTGCCCAATATAAGACGTATGGTAAAAAAGGTCGGTGTATCAAGACGCCAACATTCGATTGAACTGCCCTTTAATACGCGAGCCCTGTTCCTTTCACCTGAACTTTCCAATTTCTATTCATTCCTTAAATCCACCCGTTTCATGGCAAGGTTCAGAACATGA
- a CDS encoding HAD family hydrolase: MGEREMAPQVLLFDVGGVLADWDGTTPLVELTEGRFDRDRARRFWLEFEPLVPFETGRASVHEFTGPAVEALGLDMSREEFAARFDSWMAGPFEGAMALLERIRPAFIRAVLSNNNPMHWNRFVEQSQIDRHVEHLFVSHEIGLRKPDHEAFDHVMQALGQPAEAFHFFDDNPECVEAARQLGMQASLVRGVAELEAALEAEGCLSS; encoded by the coding sequence ATGGGTGAAAGGGAAATGGCGCCACAGGTATTGCTGTTTGATGTAGGTGGAGTGTTGGCCGACTGGGATGGCACGACCCCGTTGGTAGAACTGACAGAAGGACGCTTCGATCGTGATCGGGCGCGCCGTTTCTGGTTGGAGTTCGAACCGTTGGTGCCATTCGAAACCGGCCGGGCGAGTGTGCATGAATTTACCGGTCCGGCAGTGGAGGCACTGGGGCTGGATATGTCACGCGAAGAGTTTGCTGCGCGTTTTGATAGCTGGATGGCAGGCCCCTTCGAGGGAGCGATGGCGCTGCTGGAGCGCATTCGGCCTGCCTTCATCCGCGCTGTGCTGAGTAACAACAACCCGATGCACTGGAATCGTTTTGTTGAGCAGTCGCAAATAGATCGTCATGTCGAGCACCTCTTTGTCTCTCATGAGATCGGCTTGCGTAAGCCTGATCACGAAGCCTTTGATCATGTCATGCAAGCTCTGGGGCAACCGGCCGAGGCGTTTCACTTCTTTGATGACAACCCTGAATGCGTTGAAGCTGCTCGGCAGCTGGGCATGCAGGCCAGTCTTGTTCGGGGCGTGGCTGAACTGGAAGCCGCCCTGGAAGCCGAGGGCTGTCTCTCGAGCTGA
- a CDS encoding flippase produces the protein MIKSQLAKNVFSLLVLQGGQYILPLITFPYLARVLGPANFGVLGFVFAIAQYCTLFTDYGFNLTATKKIAENREDKHYISQIFWTTMTSKTVLLGIVLLGLLLSVIFVPSLNDIALILAFAGIQVAGSVLLPVWLFQGIERLWAVTVSSLTARATSVPLIFLFVHSPDDLWVAALIQSSTSVMAGLIACFFVRHYRAIAFTAISPADVKEAFRDGFPIFIATIAISLYTMSTTVMLGMVSTHTQTGLFNASDKIRNAITSAFLVLGNAFFPRVNVLLKESEAKANAFLRKLMVGQCILTLLISVALFLFAPLITELALGDQYADATPIIQVLAPLVFLVSTSMIFGNYMLLPYGYRRIYTQVPAVMAVVHLVALIPMAHYYGAMGGAVTLLTTETIIFFTLAIVLLRNGIMGNVLRGEATTHA, from the coding sequence ATGATCAAATCTCAGCTTGCCAAGAATGTCTTTTCCCTGCTGGTGCTCCAGGGCGGCCAGTATATTCTGCCCCTGATCACCTTCCCTTATCTTGCAAGAGTTCTAGGCCCGGCCAATTTCGGTGTGCTGGGTTTTGTCTTTGCCATTGCTCAGTATTGCACCCTGTTTACCGATTACGGTTTCAATCTGACCGCCACCAAGAAAATCGCGGAAAACCGTGAGGATAAACACTATATATCGCAAATATTCTGGACAACCATGACCTCCAAGACGGTGCTGCTTGGCATCGTTCTGCTCGGTCTGTTGCTGTCCGTAATATTTGTCCCCTCGCTTAATGATATTGCGCTGATTCTGGCCTTTGCCGGCATCCAGGTCGCCGGCTCGGTACTGTTACCGGTTTGGCTGTTTCAGGGTATTGAACGGCTCTGGGCAGTCACGGTTTCCTCCCTAACGGCCAGGGCAACTTCAGTTCCACTGATTTTTCTGTTTGTACATAGCCCTGATGATCTCTGGGTAGCCGCACTGATCCAGTCTTCCACCTCGGTCATGGCAGGATTGATTGCCTGTTTCTTCGTACGGCATTATCGCGCCATCGCTTTCACCGCCATTTCACCTGCTGATGTGAAAGAGGCCTTCAGAGATGGCTTTCCGATCTTTATCGCCACCATTGCCATCAGCCTCTACACCATGAGTACGACTGTCATGCTCGGCATGGTATCGACGCACACCCAGACCGGCCTGTTTAACGCTTCCGACAAGATTCGCAACGCCATCACCTCGGCCTTTCTGGTATTGGGTAATGCCTTCTTCCCTCGGGTCAATGTGCTGCTCAAGGAAAGCGAAGCCAAAGCCAATGCCTTTCTTCGCAAGCTGATGGTTGGTCAATGCATCCTGACGCTGCTGATTTCGGTAGCTCTGTTCCTGTTCGCACCCCTGATCACCGAGCTGGCGCTGGGCGATCAGTATGCGGATGCCACGCCCATCATTCAGGTACTGGCGCCCCTGGTCTTCCTCGTCAGTACCTCCATGATCTTTGGCAATTACATGTTACTGCCCTACGGCTATCGCCGTATTTATACCCAGGTACCGGCCGTCATGGCAGTGGTACATCTGGTGGCCCTGATTCCCATGGCGCACTATTACGGCGCCATGGGGGGTGCCGTGACACTATTGACCACGGAGACCATTATCTTCTTTACCCTCGCCATAGTACTGTTACGCAATGGCATAATGGGCAATGTTCTGCGCGGAGAGGCAACGACTCATGCCTGA
- a CDS encoding YheV family putative zinc ribbon protein — MSDSTPKRFIAGAVCPRCGAMDRVRSWEQHGIRYRDCVSCDFFEQLPIEEETTDELETRVNRIRESQRQNDMQTVKILDPGKPSD, encoded by the coding sequence ATGAGTGATTCCACCCCAAAGCGCTTCATCGCCGGTGCGGTCTGTCCCCGGTGTGGCGCCATGGATCGTGTTCGCAGCTGGGAACAGCACGGTATTCGCTATCGGGACTGCGTCAGTTGCGATTTCTTCGAGCAGCTACCCATCGAGGAAGAGACGACCGATGAACTGGAGACCCGAGTCAACCGGATCCGTGAATCGCAGCGTCAAAACGACATGCAGACAGTGAAGATTCTCGATCCCGGCAAGCCCTCGGATTGA